A region of Arabidopsis thaliana chromosome 5, partial sequence DNA encodes the following proteins:
- a CDS encoding F-box/RNI-like/FBD-like domains-containing protein (F-box/RNI-like/FBD-like domains-containing protein; CONTAINS InterPro DOMAIN/s: FBD (InterPro:IPR013596), F-box domain, cyclin-like (InterPro:IPR001810), F-box domain, Skp2-like (InterPro:IPR022364), FBD-like (InterPro:IPR006566), Leucine-rich repeat 2 (InterPro:IPR013101); BEST Arabidopsis thaliana protein match is: F-box/RNI-like/FBD-like domains-containing protein (TAIR:AT5G56820.1); Has 2124 Blast hits to 2085 proteins in 25 species: Archae - 0; Bacteria - 0; Metazoa - 0; Fungi - 0; Plants - 2124; Viruses - 0; Other Eukaryotes - 0 (source: NCBI BLink).) produces MEAARSGIEDVTSPDRISQLPNDLLFRILSLIPVSDAMSTSLLSKRWKSVWKMLPTLVYNENSCSNIGSLGFDQFCGRSLQLHEAPLLKTLTLELRKQTDSLDSSIFPNIHSTLLEFSIKSTGYPVYYSTISFPNNLDVFQTLVVLKLQGNICLDVVDSPVCFQSLKSLYLTCVNFENEESFSKLLSACPVLEDLFLQRLCSVGRFLFSISVPSLQRLTYTKEQAYYSNDEAILEITAPSLKHLNIFDRVGVFSFIEDMPKLVEASVRVKLSKNEKLPKVLTSVEHLSLDLYPSMVFHLDDRFISKQLLHLKLDIYDNFQSNLLLSLLKDLPNLQSLKLNHSHPSYNVEDQPCSVSEPSSVPECLSFHLETFQWIGYAGTFEEIAAAVYVLKNARCLKNATISLYSRGTENGLMMIKELESMSKGSIMCQLLVKF; encoded by the exons ATGGAAGCTGCAAGATCTGGAATCGAAGATGTTACATCTCCTGATAGGATCAGCCAGTTACCTAACGATTTACTTTTTCGAATACTCTCATTAATCCCGGTAAGCGATGCAATGTCCACAAGTTTATTGTCTAAACGTTGGAAATCTGTGTGGAAGATGTTGCCAACGCTTGTATACAATGAAAACTCTTGTTCCAATATTGGTTCTCTTGGATTTGACCAATTTTGTGGTAGGTCCTTGCAATTACATGAAGCTCCACttctcaaaaccctaaccctagaACTTAGGAAGCAAACTGATTCCTTAGATTCTTCCATATTTCCAAACATTCATTCTACTCTCCTTGAATTCTCAATCAAATCTACTGGTTATCCTGTTTATTACAGTACTATCAGTTTCCCAAACAACCTTGATGTCTTCCAAACACTAGTTGTCTTGAAACTCCAAGGCAATATTTGTCTTGATGTTGTTGATTCTCCGGTTTGTTTCCAGTCCTTGAAGAGTTTGTACCTCACATGTGTGAATTTCGAGAATGAAGAATCTTTTTCCAAACTTTTATCTGCTTGTCCTGTTCTTGAAGACCTCTTCCTCCAAAGACTTTGTAGTGTGGggcgttttttgttttccatatCAGTCCCTTCTCTACAGAGATTAACCTACACTAAAGAACAAGCCTATTATTCTAACGATGAAGCAATACTCGAGATTACCGCTCCTTCTTTGAAGCACTTAAACATCTTCGATCGCGTAGgtgttttcagttttattgAGGATATGCCTAAATTGGTGGAAGCAAGTGTTAGAGTTAAACTGTCAAAGAATGAGAAGCTTCCGAAAGTTCTTACTTCAGTTGAGCATCTTTCGCTAGATCTATATCCTTCAATG GTTTTTCACCTTGATGATAGATTCATCTCCaagcagcttcttcatctgaaaTTAGACATTTACGACAACTTTCAGTCGAATCTTCTTCTGAGTTTGTTGAAAGATTTACCTAATCTACAATCTCTCAAGCTCAACCAT TCACATCCCAGCTATAATGTCGAAGATCAACCGTGTTCAGTCTCTGAACCAAGCTCTGTTCCTGAATGCTTGAGCTTCCATCTCGAGACTTTTCAATGGATAGGCTACGCAGGAACATTTGAAGAGATAGCAGCTGCGGTTTACGTTCTGAAAAACGCTCGTTGTTTAAAGAATGCTACAATCTCTCTGTATTCAAGGGGCACAGAGAATggtttgatgatgattaaGGAGTTGGAATCTATGTCTAAAGGTTCAATCATGTGTCAGcttttagttaaattttaa
- a CDS encoding myb-like transcription factor family protein (myb-like transcription factor family protein; CONTAINS InterPro DOMAIN/s: SANT, DNA-binding (InterPro:IPR001005), Homeodomain-like (InterPro:IPR009057), Myb, DNA-binding (InterPro:IPR014778), Zinc finger, CCHC-type (InterPro:IPR001878), HTH transcriptional regulator, Myb-type, DNA-binding (InterPro:IPR017930), Myb-like DNA-binding domain, SHAQKYF class (InterPro:IPR006447); BEST Arabidopsis thaliana protein match is: myb-like transcription factor family protein (TAIR:AT5G47390.1); Has 1025 Blast hits to 1022 proteins in 100 species: Archae - 0; Bacteria - 0; Metazoa - 0; Fungi - 2; Plants - 894; Viruses - 0; Other Eukaryotes - 129 (source: NCBI BLink).), protein MGRRCSHCGNVGHNSRTCSSYQTRVVRLFGVHLDTTSSSPPPPPPPSILAAAIKKSFSMDCLPACSSSSSSFAGYLSDGLAHKTPDRKKGVPWTAEEHRTFLIGLEKLGKGDWRGISRNFVVTKSPTQVASHAQKYFLRQTTTLHHKRRRTSLFDMVSAGNVEENSTTKRICNDHIGSSSKVVWKQGLLNPRLGYPDPKVSVSGSGNSGGLDLELKLASIQSPESNIRPISVT, encoded by the exons ATGGGCAGAAGATGCTCACACTGTGGAAACGTAGGACATAACTCAAGAACATGTTCTTCTTACCAAACAAGAGTAGTTAGGCTCTTTGGTGTTCATCTAGACACCACAAGCTCTTCTCcgccgcctcctcctcctccctcGATTTTGGCCGCTGCAATAAAGAAAAGTTTCAGCATGGATTGCTTGCCGGCATgttcctcctcttcctcttcctttgCTGGTTATCTCTCCGATGGTCTCGCCCATAAAACACCTGACCGCAAAAAAG GGGTTCCATGGACGGCGGAAGAGCACCGGACGTTTCTAATTGGATTAGAAAAGCTTGGAAAAGGAGATTGGAGAGGAATCTCTAGAAACTTCGTCGTCACAAAATCCCCGACACAAGTGGCAAGTCATGCTCAAAAATACTTTCTCCGGCAAACTACCACTCTCCATCACAAGAGACGCCGCACCAGCCTCTTTGATATG GTTTCGGCCGGcaatgttgaagaaaatagTACTACTAAGAGGATATGTAATGATCATATTGGGTCGAGCTCAAAGGTTGTTTGGAAACAAGGATTACTCAATCCTCGTCTTGGATATCCAGATCCGAAAGTATCAGTATCCGGCTCGGGTAACTCCGGTGGACTCGATCTTGAGCTGAAGCTTGCGTCCATTCAATCTCCTGAATCGAATATTAGACCTATTAGCGTTACGTGA
- the MT1B gene encoding metallothionein 1B (metallothionein 1B (MT1B); FUNCTIONS IN: metal ion binding; INVOLVED IN: response to metal ion; LOCATED IN: endomembrane system; Has 0 Blast hits to 0 proteins in 0 species (source: NCBI BLink).), whose amino-acid sequence MGLILTRMILIVDVAPPANVVTLAVARRTTTRSATTVAVGQTVTFDEIIMV is encoded by the exons ATGGGACTGATTCTAACCAGGATGATTCTAATTGTGGATGTGGCTCCTCCTGCAAATGTGGTGACTCTTGCAG TTGCGAGAAGAACTACAACAAGGAGTGCGACAACTGTAGCTGTGGGTCAAACTGTAACTTTTGATGAAATTATTATGGtctaa
- a CDS encoding F-box/RNI-like/FBD-like domains-containing protein (F-box/RNI-like/FBD-like domains-containing protein; CONTAINS InterPro DOMAIN/s: F-box domain, cyclin-like (InterPro:IPR001810), FBD (InterPro:IPR013596), FBD-like (InterPro:IPR006566), F-box domain, Skp2-like (InterPro:IPR022364), Leucine-rich repeat 2 (InterPro:IPR013101); BEST Arabidopsis thaliana protein match is: F-box/RNI-like/FBD-like domains-containing protein (TAIR:AT5G56810.1); Has 30201 Blast hits to 17322 proteins in 780 species: Archae - 12; Bacteria - 1396; Metazoa - 17338; Fungi - 3422; Plants - 5037; Viruses - 0; Other Eukaryotes - 2996 (source: NCBI BLink).) has translation MKAPRLGSEEVSYSDRISYLPDDLLLRILSFIHTSDAISTSLLSKRWKFVWKMMPTLDLDEDSCRNIGTLRFDEGCCMFLKSHEAPVLTSLNLKLMTPSHDIDRLLSNIKPILHEITITSYRYSTIRFPRNLNVCQTLVVMKLQDKVLVDVSFPVCFRSLKSLHLTRVKYSCRESFTTLLSACPVLEDLDLFIGRVHYDCLNSFTIWVPSLQRLSICDESYRFRSTTFEISVPSLKYLKIACQDSCFKFVEDMPNLVEAHVEANQHETKNLLRFLTSVERLKDPDLTDRIFHQLLYLELHLHKRLNGDRILSLLKHSPNLQTLKLNEKPLRSIKDQPNISVRKPNSVPECLTFHLETLEWQGYAGRPEDKEIAVYILGNALRLNTATISRYFSSSRFRHHQKKDLKIVEELKSITKASTSCQLVLQQFIEIKYSM, from the exons ATGAAAGCTCCAAGATTGGGAAGTGAAGAGGTTTCATATTCGGATAGGATTAGTTACTTACCTGATGATTTGCTTTTACGAATACTCTCATTCATTCATACAAGCGATGCTATCTCCACAAGCTTATTATCTAAACGATGGAAGTTTGTGTGGAAGATGATGCCAACACTTGATCTTGATGAAGATTCTTGTCGCAATATTGGCACCCTTCGATTTGACGAAGGTTGTTGCATGTTCTTGAAATCACATGAAGCTCCGGTTCTTACAAGTTTGAATCTCAAACTTATGACACCTTCTCATGATATAGATCGtcttttatcaaatattaaacCCATTCTTCATGAGATCACAATCACTTCTTATAGGTACAGTACTATCAGATTCCCAAGGAATCTTAACGTCTGCCAAACACTTGTCGTGATGAAACTCCAAGACAAGGTTCTTGTGGATGTTTCTTTCCCGGTTTGTTTCCGGTCCTTGAAAAGTTTGCACCTCACACGCGTGAAATACTCTTGCCGAGAATCTTTCACCACACTTTTATCAGCTTGTCCTGTTCTTGAAGATTTAGATCTCTTCATTGGCAGAGTTCACTATGACTGTCTTAACTCGTTTACTATATGGGTGCCGTCCTTACAGAGATTATCTATATGTGACGAGTCATACCGCTTTCGTAGCACGACGTTTGAAATAAGTGTTCCTTCTTTGAAATACTTAAAAATCGCGTGTCAGGACAGTTGCTTTAAGTTTGTTGAGGACATGCCTAACTTAGTTGAGGCACATGTTGAAGCTAATCAACATGAAACTAAGAACCTCTTGAGATTTCTCACCTCAGTTGAACGTCTTAAG GATCCAGATCTTACCGATAGAATCTTCCACCAGCTTCTTTATCTTGAGCTGCATTTGCACAAAAGACTCAATGGGGATCGAATTCTGAGTTTGCTCAAACATTCTCCTAATCTACAAACTCTCAAGCTCAACGAG AAACCTTTACGTTCTATCAAGGATCAACCGAATATATCTGTTCGTAAACCGAATTCTGTTCCTGAGTGCTTAACCTTCCATCTTGAAACTCTTGAGTGGCAAGGCTATGCAGGAAGACCGGAAGATAAAGAAATCGCTGTTTACATTTTGGGAAACGCTCTTCGTCTCAACACGGCTACGATCTCTCGATATTTCAGCTCCAGCCGCTTCCGTCACCACCAGAAGAAGGATCTAAAAATTGTGGAGGAGTTAAAATCTATAACTAAGGCCTCAACTTCATGTCAGCTTGTACTTCAACAGTtcattgaaattaaatattcaaTGTAG
- a CDS encoding Protein with RNI-like/FBD-like domain (Protein with RNI-like/FBD-like domains; CONTAINS InterPro DOMAIN/s: FBD (InterPro:IPR013596), FBD-like (InterPro:IPR006566), Leucine-rich repeat 2 (InterPro:IPR013101); BEST Arabidopsis thaliana protein match is: FBD, F-box and Leucine Rich Repeat domains containing protein (TAIR:AT5G56560.1); Has 758 Blast hits to 735 proteins in 14 species: Archae - 0; Bacteria - 0; Metazoa - 0; Fungi - 6; Plants - 752; Viruses - 0; Other Eukaryotes - 0 (source: NCBI BLink).) — protein MLTQKKSFGRLSAVINPLDYIINPLDNPWFDLSEVSIESCYGSQTLPRSLRSRHWNLKTLKLKKLSFVDTDAYMWFESLKTLHLLSVRFSDDKSVQRLLSVCPKLEDLVVKRTTYVNVRIFSINVPSLRSLSIDYSWAVSRPADVHGFVIDAPSLRFMNIKDHFSNLLQFENMPKLVKANVEVDCDLSEKFIGSITSIQHISLCSKNSKIPYPSGTSFFYLEHLELCTCSQDWWNLLNRILEDAPRLQVLKLKLGNCVQCSTELMDYWNEPCSVPKCLSSHLEIFEWRHYKGTKQERKVAKYILAKASCLKVAIFSSVCIEKNLIFKKLENVDRGSKACELVFQ, from the exons atgttgacacaaaaaaaaagttttggacGACTAAGTGCCGTCATCAATCCATTGGATTACATCATCAATCCATTGGATAACCCTTGGTTTGATCTCTCTGAGGTGAGTATCGAGTCGTGTTATGGATCCCAAACATTGCCGCGTAGCTTGCGTAGTAGGCATTGGAATCTCAAAAcattgaaacttaaaaaactAAGTTTCGTGGATACTGATGCTTATATGTGGTTTGAATCACTCAAAACACTGCATCTTCTCTCTGTGAGGTTCTCTGACGACAAATCTGTTCAGAGGCTTTTAAGTGTTTGTCCGAAACTTGAAGATTTAGTTGTGAAACGAACAACATATGTCAATGTGAGAATATTCAGTATCAATGTGCCTAGTTTGAGGAGTTTATCTATCGATTATTCGTGGGCGGTATCTCGACCCGCGGATGTACATGGATTTGTGATAGATGCTCCTTCTTTGAGGTTCATGAACATTAAAGATCACTTCAGTAACTTATTACAGTTCGAAAATATGCCTAAGCTAGTCAAGGCGAATGTTGAGGTTGATTGTGATCTATCTGAGAAGTTTATTGGATCTATTACCTCAATCCAACATATCTCTTTATGTTCTAAAAATTCAAAG ATTCCTTATCCTAGTGGCACTTCCTTCTTCTATCTTGAACATCTTGAGCTATGTACATGTTCTCAAGATTGGTGGAATTTACTTAACCGTATACTCGAAGACGCTCCAAGACTTCAAGTTCTCAAGCTCAAATTG GGAAACTGTGTTCAATGTAGTACTGAGCTGATGGATTACTGGAACGAACCGTGCTCTGTTCCCAAATGTTTATCGTCTCATCTAGAGATATTCGAGTGGAGACATTACAAGGGGACaaagcaagaaagaaaagtggCAAAGTACATACTAGCAAAAGCGAGTTGTCTAAAGGTGGCAATATTCTCTTCAGTATGTATAGAGAAGAATCTGATTTTCAAGAAGTTAGAAAATGTGGACAGAGGTTCAAAAGCATGTGAGCTTGTGTTTCaataa
- a CDS encoding F-box/RNI-like/FBD-like domains-containing protein yields the protein MEAARSGIEDVTSPDRISQLPNDLLFRILSLIPVSDAMSTSLLSKRWKSVWKMLPTLVYNENSCSNIGSLGFDQFCGRSLQLHEAPLLKTLTLELRKQTDSLDSSIFPNIHSTLLEFSIKSTGYPVYYSTISFPNNLDVFQTLVVLKLQGNICLDVVDSPVCFQSLKSLYLTCVNFENEESFSKLLSACPVLEDLFLQRLCSVGRFLFSISVPSLQRLTYTKEQAYYSNDEAILEITAPSLKHLNIFDRVGVFSFIEDMPKLVEASVRVKLSKNEKLPKVLTSVEHLSLDLYPSMVTSFFSRKLGFVYL from the coding sequence ATGGAAGCTGCAAGATCTGGAATCGAAGATGTTACATCTCCTGATAGGATCAGCCAGTTACCTAACGATTTACTTTTTCGAATACTCTCATTAATCCCGGTAAGCGATGCAATGTCCACAAGTTTATTGTCTAAACGTTGGAAATCTGTGTGGAAGATGTTGCCAACGCTTGTATACAATGAAAACTCTTGTTCCAATATTGGTTCTCTTGGATTTGACCAATTTTGTGGTAGGTCCTTGCAATTACATGAAGCTCCACttctcaaaaccctaaccctagaACTTAGGAAGCAAACTGATTCCTTAGATTCTTCCATATTTCCAAACATTCATTCTACTCTCCTTGAATTCTCAATCAAATCTACTGGTTATCCTGTTTATTACAGTACTATCAGTTTCCCAAACAACCTTGATGTCTTCCAAACACTAGTTGTCTTGAAACTCCAAGGCAATATTTGTCTTGATGTTGTTGATTCTCCGGTTTGTTTCCAGTCCTTGAAGAGTTTGTACCTCACATGTGTGAATTTCGAGAATGAAGAATCTTTTTCCAAACTTTTATCTGCTTGTCCTGTTCTTGAAGACCTCTTCCTCCAAAGACTTTGTAGTGTGGggcgttttttgttttccatatCAGTCCCTTCTCTACAGAGATTAACCTACACTAAAGAACAAGCCTATTATTCTAACGATGAAGCAATACTCGAGATTACCGCTCCTTCTTTGAAGCACTTAAACATCTTCGATCGCGTAGgtgttttcagttttattgAGGATATGCCTAAATTGGTGGAAGCAAGTGTTAGAGTTAAACTGTCAAAGAATGAGAAGCTTCCGAAAGTTCTTACTTCAGTTGAGCATCTTTCGCTAGATCTATATCCTTCAATGGtaacatctttcttctctcgcAAGCTAGGTTTTGTTTATCTTTGA